The Flavobacterium faecale genome has a segment encoding these proteins:
- the mobC gene encoding conjugal transfer protein MobC → MQGEDDLRGLAKIMAFMRAVSILLLLMHFYWFCYSFFLEKGWTLEIINRILGNFQRTASLFSHTLYTKIFALILLALSCLGTKGVKNEKISWTKIYIALIIGFILFFLNTPLLKLPVANAISLYILTTSAGYISLMMAGVWISRLLRTNLMDDVFNNENESFMQETTLMQNEYSVNLPTKFYFKGKWNEGWINVVNPFRASIVLGTPGSGKSYAIINNYIKQHIEKGFSMYIYDFKFDDLSTIAYNHLLKHSDKYIVKPKFYIINFDDPSRSHRCNPINPDFMTDISDAYESAYTIMLNLNRSWIQKQGDFFVESPIILLAAIIWFLKIYDNGKYCTFPHAIELLNKKYVDVFTILTSYPDLENYLSPFMDAWQGGAQDQLQGQIASAKIPLSRMISPQLYWVMTGDDFSLDINNPKEPKILCVGNNPDRQNIYSAAVGLYNSRIIKLINKKGKLKSSVIIDELPTIYFRGLDNLIATARSNKVAVCLGFQDYSQLTRDYGDKESKVIQNTVGNIFSGQVVGETAKSLSERFGKVLQKRQSLTINRNDKSTSISTQLDSLIPASKISTLTQGMFVGAVSDNFDERIEQKIFHSEIVVDNDRVSAETKAYKKIPEILSFTDDNGQNNMKIEIEANYKQIKRDIVLIIESELDRIKNDPDLQHLVQEVKD, encoded by the coding sequence ATGCAAGGAGAAGACGATTTAAGAGGACTCGCCAAAATAATGGCTTTCATGCGTGCGGTAAGTATCTTATTATTATTGATGCACTTTTACTGGTTTTGTTATAGTTTTTTCTTAGAAAAAGGTTGGACGCTAGAAATCATAAATAGAATACTAGGTAATTTTCAGCGTACGGCAAGCCTGTTCTCTCATACCTTATACACCAAGATTTTTGCTTTGATATTGTTAGCTTTAAGCTGTTTGGGAACAAAAGGAGTTAAAAACGAAAAAATTAGTTGGACAAAAATATACATTGCCTTAATCATTGGATTTATACTTTTCTTTCTCAATACACCTTTGTTGAAGTTGCCTGTTGCAAACGCTATCTCCTTGTACATCTTGACTACCTCAGCGGGCTATATTTCATTAATGATGGCCGGTGTTTGGATTAGCCGTCTGCTTCGTACCAATCTCATGGATGATGTTTTTAATAATGAGAATGAAAGCTTTATGCAAGAAACTACATTGATGCAAAATGAATATTCTGTTAACTTGCCAACCAAATTTTATTTCAAAGGAAAATGGAATGAAGGATGGATAAACGTGGTAAATCCTTTCCGAGCCTCGATTGTTTTGGGAACACCTGGTTCTGGAAAAAGTTACGCCATCATAAACAACTATATCAAACAGCATATCGAAAAAGGATTCTCGATGTACATCTACGATTTCAAATTCGATGATCTTTCTACAATTGCATATAATCATTTATTAAAGCATAGCGACAAGTATATTGTTAAACCAAAGTTCTATATTATCAACTTTGACGATCCTAGCAGAAGCCACCGTTGTAATCCCATCAATCCAGATTTCATGACTGACATATCAGATGCTTATGAATCTGCCTATACCATTATGTTGAATCTTAATAGGAGTTGGATCCAAAAACAAGGGGATTTCTTTGTTGAATCTCCAATTATATTACTAGCCGCTATAATCTGGTTTCTTAAAATTTATGATAATGGAAAGTACTGTACTTTTCCGCATGCCATTGAATTATTGAACAAGAAATATGTTGATGTATTTACCATCCTTACTTCCTACCCTGATCTCGAAAACTATCTTTCGCCGTTTATGGATGCTTGGCAAGGTGGTGCACAAGATCAATTGCAAGGGCAAATCGCTTCCGCAAAAATCCCTCTGTCACGCATGATTTCGCCTCAACTCTATTGGGTTATGACCGGAGATGATTTTTCGTTGGACATTAACAATCCTAAAGAGCCTAAAATTCTATGCGTTGGTAATAATCCAGATCGTCAAAATATTTATTCAGCGGCAGTGGGTTTGTACAATTCGAGAATTATAAAACTAATCAATAAGAAAGGAAAATTAAAAAGCTCAGTGATCATTGATGAGTTGCCAACCATCTACTTCAGAGGATTGGATAACCTAATAGCTACCGCTAGAAGTAACAAAGTAGCCGTTTGTTTGGGATTTCAAGACTATTCGCAATTGACTCGTGATTATGGCGATAAAGAAAGTAAGGTTATCCAAAATACAGTAGGTAATATATTTAGTGGCCAGGTTGTGGGAGAAACAGCCAAAAGCTTATCAGAACGGTTTGGAAAAGTGCTACAGAAACGCCAGAGTTTAACGATCAATCGAAATGACAAATCAACTTCGATATCGACTCAATTAGACAGTTTGATACCCGCTTCTAAAATCTCCACGCTTACCCAAGGGATGTTCGTGGGAGCAGTTTCGGATAACTTTGACGAACGCATCGAACAGAAAATTTTCCATTCGGAAATTGTCGTTGATAATGATAGAGTATCTGCAGAAACCAAGGCCTATAAAAAAATTCCCGAGATTTTATCATTCACGGACGACAACGGACAAAACAATATGAAGATCGAAATTGAAGCTAATTACAAACAGATAAAACGCGATATTGTTTTAATTATCGAAAGTGAATTAGATCGTATTAAAAATGATCCTGACTTACAGCATTTGGTTCAGGAGGTTAAAGATTA